Proteins co-encoded in one Acidovorax sp. 69 genomic window:
- a CDS encoding peptidylprolyl isomerase, whose product MVNSEPVTNYEVRSRLARAEAQIAKQGGAMPARDLLAREVLERIILEKVQLQQARDSGIKVDDFAVSQAELGVARQNDMTVDQLYTRLARDGMGKERFRDELRNQLLQQRLREREVEARVKVTDLDVDQFLREEQKGTDVASMEINLGHVLVLVPENATPAQVAERQARAQRAADKVRAGEDFAAVAREFSDAAEGQRAGGLLGLRPADRYPELFVNSTLGLPVGSIVGPVRSPAGFHVLKVVERVTAGMPTTVVQNHARHILLRTGPQLSEGAAATRLADYRRRVLAGQADFAALAREHSQDASSKEGGDLGWANPGRYVPEFEQALETLKPGDISEPVASRFGVHLIQLLERREAKLNQREQRDMARSAVREKKLDEAYATWAQELRGRAYVEYRDPPQ is encoded by the coding sequence GTGGTCAACTCCGAACCCGTGACCAACTACGAGGTGCGCTCGCGCCTAGCACGGGCCGAGGCACAGATCGCGAAACAGGGTGGCGCGATGCCCGCGCGCGACCTGCTGGCACGCGAGGTGCTGGAACGCATCATCCTGGAGAAAGTCCAGCTCCAGCAGGCGCGCGACTCTGGCATCAAAGTGGACGATTTTGCGGTGTCCCAGGCCGAACTGGGCGTGGCACGCCAGAACGACATGACGGTCGATCAGCTCTACACACGCCTGGCCCGTGACGGCATGGGCAAGGAGCGTTTCCGTGACGAGCTGCGCAACCAGCTGCTTCAGCAACGCCTGCGTGAGCGCGAAGTGGAAGCGCGGGTGAAGGTGACCGACCTCGATGTGGACCAGTTCCTGCGCGAGGAGCAAAAAGGCACCGACGTTGCGTCCATGGAAATCAACCTGGGCCATGTGCTGGTGCTGGTGCCTGAGAACGCCACCCCCGCACAGGTAGCCGAGCGCCAGGCCCGTGCGCAGCGGGCCGCTGACAAGGTGCGCGCGGGCGAAGACTTTGCCGCCGTGGCGCGCGAGTTCTCGGATGCGGCAGAGGGTCAGCGGGCGGGGGGGCTGCTGGGCCTGCGCCCGGCCGATCGTTATCCCGAGCTGTTTGTGAATTCCACCCTGGGGCTGCCCGTGGGCAGCATCGTCGGGCCGGTGCGCTCACCGGCGGGTTTTCACGTGCTCAAGGTCGTGGAGCGCGTCACGGCAGGCATGCCCACCACGGTGGTGCAAAACCATGCGCGCCACATCCTGCTGCGCACAGGCCCCCAGTTGTCTGAAGGTGCAGCCGCGACGCGCCTGGCCGACTACCGTCGCCGTGTGCTGGCCGGCCAGGCCGACTTTGCGGCGCTGGCCCGCGAGCATTCTCAGGACGCAAGCTCCAAGGAAGGCGGCGACTTGGGTTGGGCCAACCCCGGCCGTTATGTGCCCGAGTTCGAGCAGGCGCTCGAAACCCTCAAGCCCGGTGACATCAGCGAGCCCGTGGCATCCCGTTTTGGCGTGCACCTGATTCAGCTGCTGGAGCGCCGCGAGGCCAAGCTCAACCAGCGTGAGCAGCGTGACATGGCGCGCAGTGCAGTGCGCGAGAAAAAGCTCGACGAAGCCTACGCCACCTGGGCGCAGGAGCTGCGTGGGCGGGCCTATGTGGAATACCGCGACCCACCCCAGTAA
- the rsmA gene encoding 16S rRNA (adenine(1518)-N(6)/adenine(1519)-N(6))-dimethyltransferase RsmA has product MKHIPRKRFGQHFLSDKGIIEDIVLAIAPLPGQPMVEIGPGLAALTQPLVERLGRLTVIELDRDLALRLRLHGQLDVIESDVLKVDFTALAQTMRAKAAQPGLRLRVVGNLPYNISTPILFHLLDHVQVIEDQHFMLQKEVIDRMVAKPATSDYGRLSVMLQWRYAMENVLFVPPESFDPPPRVDSAVVRMVPRAEPAPLSMPLLEELVQVAFSQRRKLLRHTLGRWLESRQFAGHFDTQRRAEEVPVSEFVALAQECS; this is encoded by the coding sequence TTGAAACACATCCCCCGCAAGCGCTTCGGACAGCATTTTCTGTCCGACAAGGGCATCATCGAAGACATCGTGCTGGCCATTGCGCCCCTGCCGGGTCAGCCCATGGTCGAGATCGGGCCGGGCCTGGCGGCATTGACTCAGCCCCTGGTAGAGCGCCTGGGACGTCTCACGGTCATTGAACTGGATCGCGATCTGGCATTGCGCCTGCGGCTGCACGGCCAATTGGATGTGATCGAGTCCGATGTACTCAAGGTCGACTTCACGGCATTGGCGCAGACGATGCGCGCGAAGGCGGCACAACCCGGCCTGCGACTGCGCGTGGTGGGTAACCTGCCCTACAACATCTCCACGCCCATCCTGTTCCATTTGCTGGACCATGTGCAGGTCATCGAAGACCAGCACTTCATGCTGCAAAAGGAAGTGATCGACCGCATGGTCGCCAAGCCGGCCACCAGCGATTACGGGCGGCTGTCGGTCATGCTGCAGTGGCGCTATGCCATGGAGAACGTGCTGTTTGTGCCGCCCGAGAGTTTTGACCCGCCGCCGCGCGTGGACAGCGCCGTGGTGCGCATGGTGCCGCGTGCGGAGCCTGCGCCCTTGTCGATGCCCTTGCTGGAAGAACTCGTGCAGGTTGCCTTCAGCCAGCGCCGCAAGCTGCTGCGCCACACGCTGGGCCGCTGGCTGGAGTCACGCCAGTTTGCCGGCCACTTCGACACCCAGCGCCGCGCCGAGGAGGTGCCGGTGAGCGAGTTTGTGGCCTTGGCGCAAGAGTGCTCATAA
- a CDS encoding barstar family protein: MQTPLRKDLETPLRGVRTNIVQSIRAFRVQDLQDAATSMGHHFLYANLAHAQSKQDVLDLIAGQFTFPSHFGKNFDALYDCMTDPLHKSGPQPGFIVVLEQIPATGKFDKEAREQLLDIFRDAADYWGDRKIPFRCFYSFL; encoded by the coding sequence ATGCAGACGCCACTTCGTAAAGACCTGGAAACGCCACTGCGTGGCGTGCGCACCAACATCGTGCAGTCCATTCGCGCCTTCCGCGTGCAGGACCTGCAGGATGCCGCCACCTCCATGGGTCATCATTTCTTGTACGCCAACCTGGCCCACGCGCAGTCCAAACAGGACGTGCTGGACCTGATTGCCGGGCAATTCACCTTCCCATCGCACTTCGGCAAGAATTTCGATGCGTTGTATGACTGCATGACGGATCCCTTGCATAAATCGGGCCCACAGCCTGGTTTTATCGTGGTTCTGGAACAGATTCCGGCCACCGGCAAGTTCGACAAGGAAGCGCGAGAGCAATTGCTCGATATCTTCCGCGACGCCGCCGATTACTGGGGCGACCGCAAGATCCCCTTCCGGTGTTTCTATTCTTTTCTGTAG
- a CDS encoding ribonuclease domain-containing protein: MLKAVATRARKAGLLCVLGVAFVLSPVVGHARKAPSADGSLAPITLAELPPQGRTTYALIREGGPFPYDKDGTVFGNRERLLPAHKRGYYREYTVRTTGSRDRGARRIVCGGKPRVPDACYYTSDHYASFREIVE, from the coding sequence ATGCTGAAGGCTGTAGCCACCCGGGCGCGCAAAGCAGGGTTATTGTGTGTTTTGGGTGTTGCGTTCGTGCTGTCTCCGGTAGTGGGACACGCCCGGAAAGCCCCGTCTGCCGACGGATCCCTCGCCCCCATCACACTGGCCGAGTTGCCGCCCCAAGGGCGAACAACGTATGCGCTGATCCGTGAAGGCGGGCCCTTTCCGTATGACAAGGACGGAACGGTTTTCGGCAATCGCGAGCGGTTGTTACCCGCCCACAAGCGGGGTTACTACCGTGAATACACCGTCAGAACGACAGGATCGCGTGACCGGGGAGCCCGGCGCATTGTGTGTGGCGGCAAGCCCCGGGTTCCGGACGCCTGCTACTACACCAGCGACCACTACGCCAGTTTTCGCGAGATCGTCGAGTGA
- a CDS encoding NADP-dependent malic enzyme, with amino-acid sequence MPENTTAQNNNHPDKRAQLRRAALEYHEFPKPGKISIAATKQMVNQHDLALAYSPGVAAPCEEIVKDPNAAFKYTARGNLVGVVTNGTAVLGLGDIGPLAGKPVMEGKAVLFKKFSGIDVFDIEINEKDPEKLVEIIASLEPTFGGINLEDIKAPDCFYIERKLRERMKIPVFHDDQHGTAITVGAAILNGLKVAGKDPAKVKLVTSGAGAAALACLGLLVKLGIPRENIWVTDLAGVVYEGRTELMDEDKIVFAQKTSARTLSEVIDGADVFLGLSAGGVLKQDMVKKMAARPLIFALANPNPEIQPEDVKAVRDDAIMATGRSDYPNQVNNVLCFPYIFRGALDSGATTITLEMEIAAVHAIAELAQAEQSEVVAAAYVGEPLAFGPEYLIPKPFDPRLMMMIAPAVAQAAADSGVALRPIADMDAYRDHLQTFVYASGTTMKPIFTAAKAAVKKRVAYAEGEEERVLRAAQIVVDEKIARPTLIGRPSVIAERIEKFGLRLREGVDYDIVNVEQDHRYRDFWQTYHRMTERKGVTVSIAKIEMRRRLALIGAMLLHKGEVDGLIVGTWGHTALHLNYIDQVIGKRAGVNTYACMNGLLLPDRQVFLVDTHVNYDPTAEQLAEITVMAAEEMMRFGIKPKAALLSHSNFGSSNQPSAVKMRQTLELLRVQAPWLEVDGEMHGDVALDGKARATIMPHSDLIGDANLLVLPNIDAANISYNLLKTAAGGNIAIGPVLLGAAQPVHILTASTTVRRIVNMTALTVADANASR; translated from the coding sequence ATGCCCGAGAACACCACGGCCCAGAACAACAACCATCCCGACAAACGCGCTCAGTTGCGCCGTGCCGCTCTCGAATATCACGAATTTCCCAAGCCCGGCAAGATCTCCATCGCGGCCACCAAGCAAATGGTGAACCAGCACGATCTCGCGCTGGCGTATTCGCCCGGCGTGGCGGCTCCGTGTGAAGAGATCGTCAAGGACCCGAATGCGGCTTTCAAATACACCGCCCGGGGCAATCTGGTGGGTGTGGTGACCAACGGCACTGCCGTGCTGGGTCTGGGCGATATCGGCCCGCTGGCGGGCAAGCCTGTCATGGAAGGCAAGGCCGTCCTGTTCAAGAAGTTCTCGGGCATCGACGTGTTCGACATCGAGATCAACGAAAAGGACCCCGAGAAGCTGGTCGAGATCATCGCCAGCCTGGAGCCGACGTTTGGCGGTATCAACCTGGAAGACATCAAGGCGCCCGATTGCTTCTACATCGAGCGCAAGCTGCGCGAGCGCATGAAGATCCCGGTCTTCCATGACGACCAGCACGGCACCGCCATCACGGTGGGCGCAGCCATCCTCAACGGCCTGAAGGTGGCGGGCAAAGACCCTGCCAAGGTGAAGCTCGTGACTTCGGGCGCCGGTGCGGCCGCGCTGGCCTGCCTGGGCCTGCTGGTCAAGCTGGGCATTCCGCGTGAAAACATCTGGGTGACCGATCTGGCGGGCGTCGTTTACGAAGGCCGCACCGAACTGATGGACGAAGACAAGATTGTTTTTGCCCAGAAGACCAGCGCCCGCACGCTCAGCGAAGTGATCGACGGTGCCGACGTGTTCCTGGGCCTGTCGGCGGGCGGGGTGCTCAAGCAAGACATGGTGAAAAAGATGGCCGCGCGCCCGCTGATTTTTGCGCTGGCCAACCCCAACCCCGAGATTCAGCCCGAGGACGTGAAGGCCGTGCGTGACGACGCCATCATGGCCACCGGCCGTTCGGACTACCCGAACCAGGTCAACAACGTCCTGTGTTTCCCCTACATCTTCCGGGGGGCGCTCGACAGCGGCGCCACCACGATCACGCTGGAGATGGAGATCGCAGCCGTGCACGCGATTGCCGAGCTGGCCCAGGCCGAGCAGAGCGAGGTCGTGGCAGCCGCCTATGTGGGCGAGCCCCTGGCGTTCGGCCCCGAGTACCTGATCCCCAAGCCGTTCGACCCGCGCCTGATGATGATGATCGCGCCCGCTGTGGCCCAGGCTGCCGCTGACAGCGGCGTGGCCCTGCGCCCCATCGCGGACATGGATGCCTACCGGGACCATCTGCAGACGTTCGTCTACGCCTCGGGCACCACCATGAAGCCCATTTTCACGGCGGCCAAAGCCGCTGTGAAAAAGCGCGTGGCCTATGCCGAAGGCGAGGAAGAACGTGTGCTGCGCGCTGCACAGATCGTCGTCGATGAAAAAATTGCCCGGCCTACGCTGATTGGCCGCCCCTCCGTCATTGCTGAGCGCATTGAGAAGTTTGGCCTGCGCCTGCGTGAAGGGGTGGACTACGACATCGTCAATGTGGAACAGGACCACCGCTACCGCGACTTCTGGCAAACGTACCACCGCATGACCGAGCGCAAGGGCGTGACCGTGTCGATCGCCAAGATCGAGATGCGCCGCCGCCTGGCGCTCATCGGCGCCATGCTGCTGCACAAGGGCGAGGTCGATGGCCTGATCGTGGGCACCTGGGGCCACACGGCCCTGCACCTGAACTACATCGACCAGGTGATCGGCAAACGCGCGGGGGTGAACACCTATGCTTGCATGAACGGCCTGCTGCTGCCTGATCGCCAGGTCTTCCTGGTGGACACGCACGTGAACTACGACCCGACCGCCGAACAGCTGGCCGAAATCACCGTGATGGCCGCAGAGGAAATGATGCGCTTTGGTATCAAGCCCAAGGCGGCGCTGCTGTCTCACTCCAATTTTGGCTCCAGCAACCAGCCCAGCGCCGTGAAAATGCGCCAGACGCTGGAGCTTCTGCGGGTGCAGGCTCCCTGGCTCGAAGTCGACGGCGAGATGCACGGCGATGTGGCCCTGGACGGCAAGGCCCGTGCGACCATCATGCCGCACAGCGACCTCATCGGAGATGCCAACCTGCTGGTGCTGCCGAACATCGACGCGGCCAACATTTCCTACAACCTGCTCAAGACAGCTGCCGGCGGCAATATCGCCATTGGCCCCGTGCTTCTGGGGGCCGCCCAGCCCGTTCATATCCTGACAGCAAGTACCACAGTGCGCCGGATCGTGAACATGACAGCCTTGACAGTGGCGGATGCCAATGCCTCGCGGTAA
- a CDS encoding CoA-acylating methylmalonate-semialdehyde dehydrogenase — protein sequence MNHDKNVTTTVGHLIDGKIVADTARTQPVFDPATGQSTTNVALASQATVEAAIASAEAAFPAWRNTPPLKRARVMSKLKVLLEENADKIAALITAEHGKVLADAHGELQRGIENVEYASYAPELLKGEHSRNVGPNIDSWSEFQALGVTAGITPFNFPAMVPLWMWPMAVACGNTFVLKPSERDPSSTLFIAQLAQEAGLPPGVLNVVNGDKVAVDTLLRDPRVKAVSFVGSTPIAEYIYAEGCKHGKRVQALGGAKNHAVLMPDADVDNAVSALMGAAYGSCGERCMAIPLLVAVGDAVGDAVIAGLKTEIAKMKVGPGTDNSNDMGPLVTKPHFEKVKGYVDQGVAEGATLVVDGRGVKVAGHEEGYFLGACLFDNVKPGMKIYQEEIFGPVLGVVRVKTLQEAMQLINDHEYGNGTCIFTRDGEAARYFTDHIQVGMVGVNVPLPVPVAYHSFGGWKRSLFGDLHAYGPDAVRFYTKRKTITQRWPSAGVREGAVFSFPSSR from the coding sequence ATGAACCACGACAAGAACGTCACCACCACCGTCGGCCACCTGATTGACGGCAAGATCGTTGCCGACACGGCGCGCACCCAACCGGTGTTCGACCCCGCCACGGGTCAGTCCACCACCAACGTCGCGCTGGCCAGCCAGGCCACGGTGGAGGCCGCCATTGCCTCGGCCGAAGCTGCGTTTCCGGCCTGGCGCAACACGCCACCGCTCAAGCGCGCCCGCGTGATGAGCAAGCTCAAGGTGCTGCTCGAAGAAAACGCCGACAAGATCGCCGCCCTGATCACCGCCGAACACGGCAAGGTGCTGGCCGACGCCCACGGCGAGTTGCAGCGCGGCATCGAGAACGTGGAATACGCGAGCTACGCGCCCGAGCTGCTCAAGGGCGAACACAGCCGGAACGTGGGACCGAACATCGACTCGTGGAGCGAGTTCCAGGCGTTGGGCGTCACCGCGGGCATCACGCCGTTCAATTTCCCGGCCATGGTGCCGCTGTGGATGTGGCCCATGGCCGTGGCCTGCGGCAACACCTTTGTCTTGAAGCCGTCCGAGCGCGACCCGTCCTCCACCTTGTTCATCGCCCAGCTTGCCCAGGAAGCGGGTCTGCCACCGGGCGTGCTCAACGTGGTCAACGGCGACAAAGTGGCTGTGGACACGCTGCTGCGCGACCCGCGCGTCAAAGCCGTGAGTTTTGTCGGATCGACCCCCATTGCCGAATACATCTACGCCGAAGGCTGCAAGCATGGCAAGCGCGTGCAGGCCCTGGGCGGCGCCAAGAACCACGCCGTGCTGATGCCCGACGCCGACGTGGACAACGCCGTGAGCGCCCTGATGGGCGCGGCCTACGGATCGTGTGGCGAGCGCTGCATGGCCATCCCGCTGCTGGTGGCCGTCGGCGACGCCGTGGGTGACGCCGTGATTGCTGGCCTCAAGACCGAGATCGCCAAGATGAAGGTCGGCCCTGGCACGGACAACAGCAACGACATGGGCCCGCTGGTCACGAAGCCGCACTTTGAGAAGGTGAAGGGCTATGTGGATCAAGGCGTGGCCGAAGGTGCCACGCTGGTCGTGGATGGCCGCGGCGTAAAGGTCGCTGGCCATGAAGAAGGCTACTTCCTGGGCGCCTGCCTGTTCGACAACGTCAAGCCTGGCATGAAGATCTACCAGGAAGAAATCTTCGGCCCCGTGCTGGGCGTGGTGCGCGTGAAGACGCTGCAAGAGGCCATGCAGCTCATCAACGACCACGAATACGGCAACGGCACCTGCATCTTCACGCGCGACGGCGAGGCCGCCCGCTATTTCACCGACCACATCCAGGTGGGCATGGTGGGCGTGAACGTGCCCCTGCCCGTGCCCGTGGCGTACCACTCGTTCGGCGGCTGGAAGCGCAGCCTGTTCGGCGACCTGCACGCCTATGGCCCCGATGCCGTGCGCTTCTACACCAAGCGCAAGACCATCACGCAACGCTGGCCGAGCGCCGGTGTGCGCGAGGGGGCCGTGTTCAGCTTTCCAAGCAGCCGCTGA
- a CDS encoding aspartate aminotransferase family protein, translating into MSFVNIEKPAAGAEGPRMDAEWLDAHWMPYTANRQFKANPRMIVEGSGAYYTDSDGRKIFDGLSGLWCAGLGHGRREIAEAIGKQAMKLDYAPAFQFGHPLSFELANRVKELTPAGLDYVFFTGSGSESADTSLKMARAYWRNKGQASKTRLIGREKGYHGVNFGGISVGGLVANRKMFGQGIEADHIPHTQPPAGSFHKGMPPTGKELADRLLDVIALHDASNIAAVIVEPFSGSAGVVIPPVGYLQRLREICTQNNILLIFDEVISGFGRSGAWTGAEAFGVTPDILNFAKQVTNGAQPLGGVVATKEIYDTFMAAGGPEYMLEFAHGYTYSAHPVACAAGIAALDILKNEDMIGRVKALAPYFEEAVHSLKGAKHVLDIRNFGLAAGFTIAPVPGEPAKRPYEIAMNCWKKGFYVRYGGDTIQLAPPFISERAEIDRLINALGDALAETA; encoded by the coding sequence ATGAGCTTCGTCAACATCGAAAAACCCGCCGCTGGCGCTGAAGGCCCCCGCATGGACGCCGAATGGCTGGATGCGCACTGGATGCCGTACACGGCCAACCGCCAGTTCAAGGCCAACCCGCGCATGATCGTGGAGGGCAGCGGCGCGTACTACACCGACTCGGACGGCCGCAAGATTTTTGACGGACTCTCGGGCCTGTGGTGCGCGGGCCTCGGCCATGGCCGCCGCGAGATCGCCGAGGCCATCGGCAAGCAGGCGATGAAGCTCGACTACGCGCCGGCCTTCCAGTTTGGCCACCCGCTGTCGTTCGAGCTGGCCAACCGCGTCAAGGAGCTCACGCCCGCCGGGCTGGATTACGTGTTTTTCACGGGTTCGGGCTCCGAGTCGGCCGACACCTCGCTGAAGATGGCGCGCGCTTACTGGCGCAACAAGGGCCAGGCGAGCAAGACGCGTCTGATCGGCCGCGAAAAGGGCTATCACGGCGTGAACTTTGGTGGCATTTCAGTGGGCGGCCTGGTGGCCAACCGCAAGATGTTCGGCCAGGGCATCGAAGCCGACCACATTCCCCACACCCAGCCACCCGCAGGCTCGTTCCACAAGGGCATGCCGCCCACGGGCAAAGAGCTGGCCGACCGCCTGCTGGACGTGATTGCGCTGCACGACGCCAGCAACATCGCTGCCGTGATCGTGGAGCCGTTTTCCGGCTCGGCCGGTGTGGTGATCCCGCCCGTGGGCTACCTGCAGCGCCTGCGCGAGATCTGCACGCAGAACAACATCCTGCTGATTTTTGACGAAGTGATCAGTGGCTTTGGCCGCAGCGGTGCCTGGACCGGTGCCGAAGCCTTTGGCGTGACGCCCGACATCCTGAACTTTGCCAAGCAGGTCACCAACGGCGCGCAGCCGCTGGGCGGCGTGGTGGCCACCAAGGAGATCTACGACACCTTCATGGCGGCGGGCGGCCCGGAATACATGCTGGAGTTTGCGCATGGCTACACGTATTCGGCCCACCCCGTGGCCTGCGCGGCGGGCATTGCAGCGCTCGACATCCTGAAAAACGAAGACATGATCGGCCGCGTGAAAGCGCTGGCGCCGTATTTTGAAGAAGCCGTGCACAGCCTGAAGGGCGCCAAACACGTGCTGGACATTCGCAACTTCGGTCTGGCGGCAGGTTTCACGATTGCACCGGTGCCGGGCGAGCCCGCCAAGCGCCCCTACGAGATTGCGATGAACTGCTGGAAGAAGGGCTTTTACGTGCGCTACGGTGGCGACACCATTCAACTGGCGCCGCCCTTCATCAGCGAGCGCGCCGAGATCGACCGCCTGATCAACGCGCTGGGCGATGCTTTGGCAGAGACGGCTTAA
- a CDS encoding flagellar basal body protein produces MASISSIGSSGLQAAQLRLDASANNVANMNTPGYRREVVQQEAVADSAGVRATVQRQQEAEGVALEKEAVEQMSATYAFKANLQTIKTQDEMMGSLLDVKA; encoded by the coding sequence ATGGCCAGCATTTCCTCGATTGGCAGTTCCGGCTTGCAGGCCGCGCAGTTGCGGCTCGATGCGTCGGCCAACAACGTGGCCAACATGAACACCCCGGGCTACCGCCGCGAGGTGGTGCAACAGGAAGCCGTTGCCGACAGCGCGGGTGTGCGGGCCACCGTGCAGCGCCAGCAAGAGGCTGAAGGCGTGGCGCTGGAAAAAGAGGCGGTAGAGCAGATGTCGGCCACCTACGCTTTCAAGGCCAACCTGCAAACCATCAAGACACAGGACGAAATGATGGGCTCGCTGCTCGACGTGAAAGCCTGA
- a CDS encoding DUF2061 domain-containing protein, producing the protein MSRIRHAARQNKTMLMKTGSYYLIHICVAALVAYAVTGNLWASLTLSLLEPTVQAVAFFFHEKAWDRAARRKAIDATTAQASSPLLQAV; encoded by the coding sequence ATGTCCCGCATCCGCCACGCCGCCCGCCAAAACAAGACCATGCTGATGAAAACGGGCAGCTACTACCTGATCCACATCTGCGTGGCCGCACTGGTGGCCTATGCCGTGACCGGCAACCTGTGGGCCTCGCTGACGCTGAGCCTGCTGGAGCCCACGGTGCAGGCCGTGGCCTTCTTCTTCCATGAAAAGGCGTGGGACCGGGCCGCGCGGCGCAAGGCCATCGATGCCACCACGGCACAGGCGTCCAGCCCTCTCCTGCAAGCAGTCTGA
- a CDS encoding SPFH domain-containing protein, with the protein MALMDFIKKQFIDIIQWTEEGDGTLAWRFPMRDMEIQNGGTLVVRESQMAIFVNEGQVADVFTPGTYKLTTQTLPVLTYLKNWDKLFESPFKSDVYFFSTRQQIDQKWGTPQPITIRDKDFGAVRLRAFGNYAFRVADPKLFHTEISGTRESYPVADVEGQLRGLVLQNISNAIAGSGLPFLDLAANQVMFADALTKELAPVFAKIGLLIENLTVQNVSLPEELQKILDQKIGMGMVGNDMGKFMQYQTAQAIPKFAEGAGGGGGIAGDAMGLGAGVALGQVLAQNLQQGLQTPAASGAAAAAQAAAPLGVKPEDVMATLEKLGELKSKGILTQEEFDAKKAELLKKLV; encoded by the coding sequence ATGGCCCTCATGGATTTCATCAAGAAACAGTTCATTGACATCATTCAGTGGACCGAGGAGGGGGATGGAACGCTGGCTTGGCGCTTCCCCATGCGCGACATGGAAATCCAGAACGGTGGCACGCTGGTGGTGCGAGAGTCGCAGATGGCGATCTTCGTCAACGAAGGCCAGGTGGCCGACGTCTTCACGCCCGGCACCTACAAGCTCACCACGCAGACCCTGCCGGTGCTGACCTATCTGAAGAACTGGGACAAGCTCTTTGAATCTCCCTTCAAGAGCGATGTGTACTTCTTCAGCACGCGCCAGCAGATCGACCAGAAGTGGGGCACGCCCCAGCCCATCACGATCCGCGACAAGGACTTTGGCGCCGTGCGCCTGCGCGCGTTCGGCAACTACGCGTTCCGCGTGGCCGACCCCAAGCTGTTCCACACCGAAATCTCCGGCACCCGCGAGTCCTACCCCGTGGCCGACGTCGAAGGCCAGTTGCGTGGCCTGGTGCTGCAGAACATCAGCAACGCCATTGCTGGCAGCGGCTTGCCGTTTCTGGACCTGGCGGCCAACCAGGTCATGTTTGCCGATGCGCTGACCAAAGAGCTGGCGCCGGTTTTTGCCAAGATCGGCCTGCTGATCGAAAACCTCACGGTGCAGAACGTCTCGCTGCCCGAAGAGCTGCAAAAGATCCTCGACCAGAAGATCGGCATGGGCATGGTCGGCAACGACATGGGCAAGTTCATGCAGTACCAGACGGCGCAGGCCATCCCCAAGTTCGCCGAAGGCGCGGGCGGTGGTGGCGGCATTGCGGGCGACGCCATGGGCCTGGGCGCTGGCGTGGCGCTGGGCCAGGTGCTGGCGCAAAACCTGCAGCAAGGCCTGCAGACCCCGGCGGCCTCGGGGGCTGCCGCAGCGGCGCAAGCCGCCGCACCCCTGGGCGTCAAGCCTGAGGACGTGATGGCCACGCTGGAGAAGCTGGGTGAACTCAAGTCCAAGGGCATCCTGACCCAGGAAGAGTTCGACGCCAAGAAGGCCGAACTGCTCAAGAAGCTGGTCTAA